The following are encoded together in the Xanthomonas vesicatoria ATCC 35937 genome:
- the glpD gene encoding glycerol-3-phosphate dehydrogenase: MGETYDLLVVGGGINGVGIARDAAGRGLSVCLCEQDDLAAHTSSASTKLIHGGLRYLEQYEFALVGKALAEREVLLRLAPHIIWPLRFLLPHQPHLRPAWMIRAGLFLYDHLGGSKRSLPRSRRLSLRTHPVGAPLQESLRTGFVYSDAWVQDARLVVLNAMDAAKRGAKIHTRTRCVGAWRDAGFWYAELEDRDGRRRTVQARALANAAGPWAVSFLDKVAAVPHQHALRLVKGSHIVVPKLFDHDHAYIFQQPDRRIVFAIPYEHDFTLIGTTDVDYEADPAAPKIDAAEVQYLCDAVNLYFQQQISPTDVVWNYSGVRPLLDDAEDNAAEVTRDYQLEVINDGAPLLNVFGGKLTTYRKLAEEAVDRLTHALGARKPAWTARGDALPGGEQRDIASLLERVRSARPWLPAATAQRLVRNYGTSAEQLLGDAQDVAGLGTHFGADLYQAEVDYLRQHEWAQTADDILWRRSKLGLRLDAAGRQRLEDYLQTQVHPSADVATV; encoded by the coding sequence ATGGGCGAGACGTACGATCTTCTGGTGGTAGGTGGCGGCATCAACGGGGTAGGTATTGCCCGCGATGCAGCTGGACGTGGCCTGTCGGTGTGTCTGTGCGAGCAGGATGATCTGGCCGCACATACCAGCAGCGCCAGCACCAAACTCATCCACGGCGGCCTGCGTTATCTGGAGCAGTACGAATTCGCACTGGTCGGCAAGGCGTTGGCCGAGCGCGAAGTGCTGTTGCGCCTGGCCCCGCACATCATCTGGCCGCTGCGCTTTCTGTTGCCGCACCAGCCGCATCTGCGTCCGGCCTGGATGATTCGCGCCGGCCTGTTCCTATACGACCATCTCGGGGGCAGCAAGCGCAGTCTGCCGCGCTCGCGCCGGCTGTCGCTGCGCACCCACCCGGTGGGCGCGCCGCTGCAGGAATCGCTGCGCACCGGCTTCGTGTATTCCGACGCATGGGTGCAGGACGCGCGGTTGGTGGTGCTCAATGCAATGGATGCCGCCAAGCGCGGCGCCAAGATCCACACCCGCACGCGTTGCGTGGGGGCCTGGCGCGATGCCGGGTTCTGGTACGCGGAGCTCGAAGACCGCGATGGCCGCCGCCGCACCGTGCAGGCGCGCGCACTGGCCAATGCGGCCGGGCCCTGGGCGGTGTCGTTCCTGGACAAGGTGGCGGCGGTGCCGCATCAACACGCGCTGCGCCTGGTCAAGGGCAGCCACATCGTGGTGCCCAAACTGTTCGATCACGATCACGCCTATATCTTCCAGCAACCGGACCGGCGCATCGTATTCGCCATTCCCTACGAGCACGACTTCACCTTGATCGGCACCACCGACGTCGATTACGAGGCCGACCCCGCCGCACCCAAGATCGACGCGGCCGAAGTGCAGTATCTGTGCGATGCGGTGAACCTGTATTTCCAGCAGCAGATCAGCCCCACGGATGTGGTGTGGAATTACAGCGGCGTGCGTCCGTTGCTGGACGATGCAGAAGACAACGCCGCCGAGGTAACGCGCGACTATCAACTGGAAGTCATCAACGACGGCGCGCCATTGCTCAATGTGTTTGGCGGCAAGTTGACCACCTACCGCAAACTCGCCGAAGAGGCGGTCGACCGCCTGACGCATGCGCTGGGCGCACGCAAGCCGGCGTGGACGGCGCGCGGCGACGCGCTGCCGGGCGGCGAACAGCGCGATATCGCCAGCCTGCTCGAACGTGTGCGCAGCGCACGCCCCTGGCTGCCTGCCGCCACCGCGCAGCGGCTGGTACGCAATTACGGCACCTCTGCAGAGCAGCTTCTGGGCGATGCGCAAGATGTTGCCGGCCTGGGCACGCACTTCGGTGCAGACCTATATCAGGCCGAGGTGGACTATCTGCGTCAACACGAGTGGGCGCAGACCGCCGACGATATCCTGTGGCGTCGCAGCAAACTCGGGCTGCGGCTCGATGCGGCCGGACGCCAGCGGCTGGAAGACTATCTGCAGACGCAGGTACACCCATCAGCAGATGTCGCGACCGTTTGA
- a CDS encoding MIP/aquaporin family protein — protein MNRQLVGELISEAIAMFIIIALGDSVAAMYILYDPSPYQNAYWGVCIAWGLAVTLAIYVTGSVSGTHANPAVTLALALFRDFSWKKVVPYWIAQVVGAFLGAAIVYQLYGPVIDHFNQVQQLTREAGGAAGVFFTAPGLAVTPMHALVDQIIITAFLIFGIFAITERFNEAAPGANSGALMIGLLVATLGASMGYLEAWAMNPARDFGPRLFAYFAGWREAALPAKDNYWWIPIVGPLIGGPIGALAYQWLILPFLPARVRHLQGDTGPLDPR, from the coding sequence ATGAACCGCCAACTTGTGGGTGAGTTGATTTCCGAAGCGATCGCAATGTTCATCATCATCGCGCTCGGCGATTCGGTTGCAGCGATGTACATCCTCTACGACCCCAGCCCGTATCAGAACGCCTATTGGGGCGTGTGTATCGCCTGGGGCCTGGCAGTGACGTTGGCGATCTATGTCACCGGCTCGGTGTCGGGCACGCATGCCAACCCGGCGGTGACGCTGGCACTGGCGCTGTTCCGCGATTTTTCCTGGAAGAAGGTGGTGCCGTACTGGATTGCCCAGGTCGTCGGCGCCTTCCTGGGCGCGGCCATCGTCTATCAGTTGTACGGGCCGGTGATCGACCATTTCAACCAGGTGCAGCAGCTCACCCGCGAAGCGGGCGGCGCGGCCGGGGTGTTCTTCACCGCGCCCGGTCTTGCGGTCACCCCGATGCATGCGCTGGTCGACCAGATCATCATCACCGCGTTTTTGATCTTCGGCATCTTCGCCATCACCGAGCGCTTCAACGAAGCCGCACCGGGCGCCAATTCCGGCGCGTTGATGATCGGCCTGCTGGTGGCAACGCTGGGCGCGTCGATGGGCTATCTGGAAGCGTGGGCGATGAACCCGGCGCGCGATTTCGGCCCGCGGCTGTTCGCCTACTTCGCCGGTTGGCGCGAGGCCGCGCTGCCGGCCAAGGACAATTACTGGTGGATCCCGATTGTGGGCCCCTTGATCGGCGGGCCGATCGGCGCATTGGCGTACCAATGGCTGATCCTGCCGTTCCTGCCGGCGCGCGTGCGCCATCTGCAGGGCGACACCGGGCCGCTCGATCCGCGCTAA
- a CDS encoding PDR/VanB family oxidoreductase, producing MRKDTQWHRAHVVSIADACEGVREIVLDPGTAVRAFEVGSHLDFRLQLNGRSDVRSYSLVGEPRADGYYQIAVRQMPDSRGGSLHMWTLQPGDVVEMSPPSNNFALDESGEEILLIAGGIGITPILGMAQRLAQRHQAFRLLYVGRSRSAMAYVEPLEALLGARMQLHCDDTDGPPDLAAELARLSPNAEVYVCGPLGMLEAVRQHWHAAGRPRARLHFETFGNSGRVPAQAFVVKLPGLGLEVPVAENESMLDALADAGVELIAECRRGECGLCAVEVLDSAADIDHRDVFFSDEQRRENRKLCACVSRAVGGSISIDTGYRGELG from the coding sequence ATGCGTAAAGACACCCAGTGGCATCGCGCCCATGTCGTCAGCATCGCCGACGCCTGCGAGGGCGTGCGCGAAATCGTGCTCGACCCAGGCACTGCAGTACGTGCCTTCGAGGTGGGCAGCCACCTGGATTTTCGTCTGCAGTTGAACGGCCGCAGCGATGTGCGCTCTTACTCGCTGGTGGGCGAGCCGCGGGCGGACGGGTACTACCAGATCGCGGTACGGCAAATGCCCGACAGCCGCGGCGGCTCGCTGCATATGTGGACGCTGCAACCGGGCGATGTGGTGGAAATGTCGCCCCCGAGCAACAACTTTGCGCTGGACGAAAGTGGCGAAGAAATCCTGTTGATCGCCGGCGGTATCGGCATCACGCCGATCCTGGGCATGGCGCAACGGCTGGCGCAGCGGCACCAGGCGTTTCGCCTGCTGTATGTCGGGCGCTCGCGCAGCGCGATGGCTTACGTGGAACCCTTGGAGGCGCTGCTCGGCGCACGCATGCAGCTGCATTGCGACGACACCGACGGCCCGCCCGATCTTGCCGCCGAACTGGCACGGCTTTCGCCCAATGCCGAGGTCTATGTGTGCGGCCCGCTGGGCATGCTGGAGGCCGTGCGCCAGCACTGGCATGCCGCCGGCCGCCCGCGTGCGCGGCTGCACTTCGAGACCTTCGGCAATAGCGGACGGGTGCCGGCGCAGGCGTTCGTGGTCAAGCTGCCCGGGCTGGGCCTGGAAGTGCCGGTGGCCGAAAACGAATCGATGCTCGATGCGCTGGCCGATGCCGGCGTCGAACTGATCGCCGAATGCCGCCGTGGCGAATGCGGCCTGTGCGCGGTGGAGGTGCTCGACAGCGCTGCCGATATCGATCACCGCGATGTGTTTTTCAGCGACGAACAACGCCGCGAAAATCGCAAGCTGTGCGCGTGCGTGTCGCGCGCGGTGGGCGGCAGCATCAGCATCGACACCGGCTACCGCGGCGAGCTGGGCTAG
- a CDS encoding DeoR/GlpR family DNA-binding transcription regulator produces MRDHQRMESTHYRTVPAPALNPRQEQLVALVRQQGFADVEGLATRFEVTPQTIRRDLTLLCDAGVLRRYHGGVSMPSSVENLAYTARKALQAREKQHIAAHVARFIPDDASLFINLGTTNEEVARALLQHRGLRVITNNLNVAVMLSANPSFEVIVAGGVVRGRDQGVTGEATVELIRQFKVDFGVIGISGIDLDGTLLDFDYQEVRVAQAIIEHSRQVVLAADHSKFGRNAMVRLGAIAQVHDWFTDRPPPQELASVLAEAGTRVHLADADG; encoded by the coding sequence ATGCGCGATCATCAGCGCATGGAGTCAACTCACTACAGGACTGTCCCGGCGCCGGCCTTGAACCCGCGCCAGGAGCAATTGGTGGCGCTGGTGCGGCAGCAGGGCTTTGCCGATGTGGAAGGCCTGGCCACGCGCTTTGAGGTCACCCCGCAGACCATCCGGCGCGATCTGACCTTGCTGTGCGATGCCGGGGTGCTGCGCCGCTATCACGGCGGCGTCAGCATGCCCTCCAGCGTGGAGAACCTGGCCTACACCGCGCGCAAGGCGCTGCAGGCACGCGAAAAGCAGCACATCGCCGCGCACGTCGCGCGCTTCATTCCCGACGATGCCTCGCTGTTCATCAACCTCGGCACCACCAACGAAGAAGTCGCGCGCGCGCTGCTGCAGCATCGCGGCCTGCGCGTGATCACCAACAACCTCAACGTGGCGGTGATGCTCAGCGCCAATCCCAGTTTCGAGGTGATCGTGGCCGGCGGCGTGGTGCGCGGGCGCGACCAGGGCGTGACCGGCGAAGCCACGGTGGAACTGATCCGTCAGTTCAAGGTGGACTTCGGGGTGATCGGCATTTCCGGGATCGATCTGGACGGCACCTTGCTGGATTTCGACTACCAGGAGGTGCGGGTGGCCCAGGCCATCATCGAGCACTCGCGCCAAGTAGTGCTGGCCGCCGACCACAGCAAGTTCGGCCGCAACGCCATGGTGAGGCTGGGCGCCATCGCACAGGTGCACGACTGGTTCACCGATCGCCCGCCGCCCCAGGAACTGGCCAGCGTGCTGGCAGAGGCCGGCACCCGGGTGCATCTGGCGGACGCTGACGGCTGA